A single genomic interval of Oryza sativa Japonica Group chromosome 7, ASM3414082v1 harbors:
- the LOC4343108 gene encoding COP1-interacting protein 7 isoform X1, whose translation MRPDARLDAAVFQLTPTRTRFDLVVIVNGRKEKIASGLLNPFLAHLKVAQDQIAKGGYSITLEPSSGVGAPWFTRGTVERFVRFVSTPEVLERVTTIESEILQLEDAISIQSNDNLGLRSVEDHGGKLTESNEGTRANHSPDADKAIVIYQPGSQPTPAVHDETTTHEENSKVQLLRVLETRKNVLRKEQAMAFARAVAAGFDIDNLGYLIAFAERFGASRLMRACSQFIELWKRKHETGQWIEVEPEAMSTHSEFPPFNPSGIVFVGDNMKQNTETMSVSNGEANGEDASKAEHKSGQQMGYQAAYPPWAMHPPPYHMQGMPYYPGPYYPPYPPVDDPRYHYSGRKSSRKHSSDSKESEVLDEGSDGSSSERGSSHGHKSHKKGKRSGKKKPSVVVIKNVNVTSKKHGSSESESQSSSEDGSQDSDDTHYKKRHGKHKSSGSKKKEGAKTNFDSGDDYNNKDESSYGQDADQGNWNAFQSFLMRAEEKTRSNDADMFSGEKAPPSRKKNNVNTADPILLAGGDSGDVYEQRGAGFDPVNGRSRAIRLQSNDELMMSGEGGRYMDGEIKEIEAGGGRYRRGTSEDFMLYGQERSMDRRSALDPLAEARYRNPNQVDKNGYAAADESFIIPLRSGSQDNVGPEYRATIDIDVELPTNTKKTSDGKAGTQLFYEPDELMPERGSEDASFGYDPAMDYESNMMVRAVKVEDSNDEDVSHSNDGDVKKPEKEKIRGTKDGSDKRKKDAILRRLSAPKTPLNDAQKRAQNMRAYKADLQKLKKEQEEEQMKRLERLKLERQKRIAARSNGKSDPPKASREHANGLSISVPSLTGLKKEKSGSTESFSERLKRLAEPKSIGGADHLSNPKSVTTDHSRRRSMV comes from the exons ATGAGGCCCGACGCGAGGCTGGATGCGGCCGTGTTCCAGCTCACCCCGACCCGGACCAg GTTCGATTTGGTGGTGATAGTGAATGGCCGGAAGGAGAAGATAGCCTCTGGCCTGCTAAACCCGTTCCTGGCACACCTGAAGGTCGCCCAGGATCAGATTGCAAAGGGAGGATACTCAATTACGCTTGAGCCGAGCTCAGGGGTTGGCGCGCCATGGTTTACAAGAGGCACCGTGGAGAG ATTCGTGCGCTTCGTGAGTACTCCGGAGGTGCTTGAGCGAGTGACGACGATAGAATCCGAGATCTTGCAGCTCGAGGACGCCATCTCTATTCAGAGCAACGATAATCTTGGGCTAAGATCT GTAGAAGATCATGGAGGAAAATTGACTGAAAGCAACGAAG GTACACGAGCGAATCACAGCCCTGATGCAGATAAGGCTATTGTTATATACCAG CCTGGATCACAGCCTACACCAGCAGTGCATGATGAGACTACAACACATGAAGAGAATTCAAA AGTCCAACTGCTGAGAGTGCTTGAAACCCGAAAAAATGTCTTAAGGAAAGAGCAGGCTATGGCTTTTGCACGTGCTGTGGCAGCTGGGTTTGACATCGACAATCTGGGTTACTTGATTGCGTTTGCAGAGCGCTTTGGTGCTTCACGTTTGAT GAGGGCATGTTCGCAGTTCATCGAACTGTGGAAGCGAAAGCATGAAACTGGACAATGGATTGAAGTTGAACCAGAAGCAATGTCTACACACTCTGAATTTCCTCCTTTTAATCCATCGGGTATTGTTTTTGTTGGAGACAACATGAAGCAAAACACGGAAACTATGTCTGTTTCCAATGGAGAGGCAAATGGCGAGGATGCTTCTAAAGCTG AGCATAAGTCTGGTCAACAGATGGGGTATCAGGCTGCATATCCTCCATGGGCAATGCATCCTCCACCTTACCATATGCAAGGAATGCCTTACTATCCTGGGCCGTACTACCCTCCATATCCTCCAGTGGATGACCCCAGGTATCACTACTCGGGAAGGAAATCATCGAGGAAGCACTCTTCAGACAGTAAAGAGTCAGAAGTACTTGACGAAGGAAGTGATGGTAGCAGTTCTGAAAGAGGGAGTTCTCATGGTCACAAGTCACATAAAAAGGGTAAGCGATCAGGGAAAAAGAAACCTAGTGTAGTTGTCATAAAAAATGTAAATGTAACATCCAAAAAGCATGGCTCGTCGGAAAGTGAGTCGCAGTCAAGTTCTGAAGATGGGTCTCAAGACAGTGATGACACACACTACAAAAAGAGACATGGGAAGCATAAGAGCTCAGGttcaaagaaaaaggagggtGCAAAAACTAACTTTGACTCTGGAGACGACTATAATAACAAGGATGAATCATCTTATGGGCAAGATGCTGACCAAGGGAACTGGAATGCATTCCAGAGTTTCCTGATGagagcagaagaaaaaacaagaTCTAATGATGCAGATATGTTTTCTGGTGAAAAAGCACCTCCATCAAGGAAAAAGAACAATGTAAACACTGCTGATCCTATTCTTTTGGCTGGGGGAGATTCTGGTGATGTATATGAACAGAGAGGAGCAGGCTTTGATCCAGTCAATGGGAGGAGTAGAGCTATTCGGCTGCAATCCaatgatgaactgatgatgtcTGGGGAAGGGGGAAGATATATGGATGGTGAAATTAAGGAGATAGAAGCTGGTGGTGGAAGATACAGGAGAGGGACAAGTGAGGACTTCATGCTCTATGGCCAGGAAAGGTCCATGGATAGGAGGAGTGCTTTGGATCCTCTTGCAGAGGCCCGGTACAGGAATCCTAATCAGGTGGACAAGAATGGATATGCCGCGGCTGATGAGTCCTTTATAATTCCTCTTAGATCTGGTTCACAAGATAATGTTGGGCCGGAATACCGAGCCACGATTGACATTGATGTTGAGCTTCCTACAAACACTAAGAAAACTTCAGATGGGAAGGCTGGAACTCAACTCTTCTATGAGCCGGATGAATTGATGCCAGAGCGTGGATCTGAAGATGCTTCATTTGGATATGATCCGGCAATGGATTACGAAAGCAACATGATGGTCAGAGCCGTCAAGGTTGAAGACAGTAATGACGAGGATGTCTCACATAGTAATGATGGCGATGTAAAGAAACCAGAGAAGGAGAAGATAAGGGGTACAAAGGATGGTTCGGATAAAAGAAAGAAGGATGCAATACTCAGGAGGCTCTCTGCTCCAAAGACCCCACTCAATGATGCACAGAAACGTGCACAGAACATGCGAGCATATAAAGCTGATCTCCAGAAACTGAAGAAAGAGCAG GAGGAAGAACAAATGAAGCGACTGGAGAGGCTTAAACtagagaggcaaaagagaataGCCGCAAGAAGTAATGGGAAGAGTGATCCTCCTAAAGCAAGCAGAGAGCATGCCAATGGACTAAGTATATCAGTTCCATCTCTAACTGGtctgaagaaagaaaagagtggATCGACCGAATCATTCAGCGAGCGACTGAAGAGGCTGGCTGAACCCAAGAGCATCGGTGGTGCTGACCATCTTTCAAATCCAAAGTCAGTTACCACAGACCACTCAAGGAGAAGAAGCATGGTATGA
- the LOC4343108 gene encoding COP1-interacting protein 7 isoform X2, whose translation MRPDARLDAAVFQLTPTRTRFDLVVIVNGRKEKIASGLLNPFLAHLKVAQDQIAKGGYSITLEPSSGVGAPWFTRGTVERFVRFVSTPEVLERVTTIESEILQLEDAISIQSNDNLGLRSVEDHGGKLTESNEGTRANHSPDADKAIVIYQPGSQPTPAVHDETTTHEENSKVQLLRVLETRKNVLRKEQAMAFARAVAAGFDIDNLGYLIAFAERFGASRLMRACSQFIELWKRKHETGQWIEVEPEAMSTHSEFPPFNPSGIVFVGDNMKQNTETMSVSNGEANGEDASKAEHKSGQQMGYQAAYPPWAMHPPPYHMQGMPYYPGPYYPPYPPVDDPRYHYSGRKSSRKHSSDSKESEVLDEGSDGSSSERGSSHGHKSHKKGKRSGKKKPSVVVIKNVNVTSKKHGSSESESQSSSEDGSQDSDDTHYKKRHGKHKSSGSKKKEGAKTNFDSGDDYNNKDESSYGQDADQGNWNAFQSFLMRAEEKTRSNDADMFSGEKAPPSRKKNNVNTADPILLAGGDSGDVYEQRGAGFDPVNGRSRAIRLQSNDELMMSGEGGRYMDGEIKEIEAGGGRYRRGTSEDFMLYGQERSMDRRSALDPLAEARYRNPNQVDKNGYAAADESFIIPLRSGSQDNVGPEYRATIDIDVELPTNTKKTSDGKAGTQLFYEPDELMPERGSEDASFGYDPAMDYESNMMVRAVKVEDSNDEDVSHSNDGDVKKPEKEKIRGTKDGSDKRKKDAILRRLSAPKTPLNDAQKRAQNMRAYKADLQKLKKEQTILFRDRGGTTEQVGGSKRVICKFRDRDDTVEQV comes from the exons ATGAGGCCCGACGCGAGGCTGGATGCGGCCGTGTTCCAGCTCACCCCGACCCGGACCAg GTTCGATTTGGTGGTGATAGTGAATGGCCGGAAGGAGAAGATAGCCTCTGGCCTGCTAAACCCGTTCCTGGCACACCTGAAGGTCGCCCAGGATCAGATTGCAAAGGGAGGATACTCAATTACGCTTGAGCCGAGCTCAGGGGTTGGCGCGCCATGGTTTACAAGAGGCACCGTGGAGAG ATTCGTGCGCTTCGTGAGTACTCCGGAGGTGCTTGAGCGAGTGACGACGATAGAATCCGAGATCTTGCAGCTCGAGGACGCCATCTCTATTCAGAGCAACGATAATCTTGGGCTAAGATCT GTAGAAGATCATGGAGGAAAATTGACTGAAAGCAACGAAG GTACACGAGCGAATCACAGCCCTGATGCAGATAAGGCTATTGTTATATACCAG CCTGGATCACAGCCTACACCAGCAGTGCATGATGAGACTACAACACATGAAGAGAATTCAAA AGTCCAACTGCTGAGAGTGCTTGAAACCCGAAAAAATGTCTTAAGGAAAGAGCAGGCTATGGCTTTTGCACGTGCTGTGGCAGCTGGGTTTGACATCGACAATCTGGGTTACTTGATTGCGTTTGCAGAGCGCTTTGGTGCTTCACGTTTGAT GAGGGCATGTTCGCAGTTCATCGAACTGTGGAAGCGAAAGCATGAAACTGGACAATGGATTGAAGTTGAACCAGAAGCAATGTCTACACACTCTGAATTTCCTCCTTTTAATCCATCGGGTATTGTTTTTGTTGGAGACAACATGAAGCAAAACACGGAAACTATGTCTGTTTCCAATGGAGAGGCAAATGGCGAGGATGCTTCTAAAGCTG AGCATAAGTCTGGTCAACAGATGGGGTATCAGGCTGCATATCCTCCATGGGCAATGCATCCTCCACCTTACCATATGCAAGGAATGCCTTACTATCCTGGGCCGTACTACCCTCCATATCCTCCAGTGGATGACCCCAGGTATCACTACTCGGGAAGGAAATCATCGAGGAAGCACTCTTCAGACAGTAAAGAGTCAGAAGTACTTGACGAAGGAAGTGATGGTAGCAGTTCTGAAAGAGGGAGTTCTCATGGTCACAAGTCACATAAAAAGGGTAAGCGATCAGGGAAAAAGAAACCTAGTGTAGTTGTCATAAAAAATGTAAATGTAACATCCAAAAAGCATGGCTCGTCGGAAAGTGAGTCGCAGTCAAGTTCTGAAGATGGGTCTCAAGACAGTGATGACACACACTACAAAAAGAGACATGGGAAGCATAAGAGCTCAGGttcaaagaaaaaggagggtGCAAAAACTAACTTTGACTCTGGAGACGACTATAATAACAAGGATGAATCATCTTATGGGCAAGATGCTGACCAAGGGAACTGGAATGCATTCCAGAGTTTCCTGATGagagcagaagaaaaaacaagaTCTAATGATGCAGATATGTTTTCTGGTGAAAAAGCACCTCCATCAAGGAAAAAGAACAATGTAAACACTGCTGATCCTATTCTTTTGGCTGGGGGAGATTCTGGTGATGTATATGAACAGAGAGGAGCAGGCTTTGATCCAGTCAATGGGAGGAGTAGAGCTATTCGGCTGCAATCCaatgatgaactgatgatgtcTGGGGAAGGGGGAAGATATATGGATGGTGAAATTAAGGAGATAGAAGCTGGTGGTGGAAGATACAGGAGAGGGACAAGTGAGGACTTCATGCTCTATGGCCAGGAAAGGTCCATGGATAGGAGGAGTGCTTTGGATCCTCTTGCAGAGGCCCGGTACAGGAATCCTAATCAGGTGGACAAGAATGGATATGCCGCGGCTGATGAGTCCTTTATAATTCCTCTTAGATCTGGTTCACAAGATAATGTTGGGCCGGAATACCGAGCCACGATTGACATTGATGTTGAGCTTCCTACAAACACTAAGAAAACTTCAGATGGGAAGGCTGGAACTCAACTCTTCTATGAGCCGGATGAATTGATGCCAGAGCGTGGATCTGAAGATGCTTCATTTGGATATGATCCGGCAATGGATTACGAAAGCAACATGATGGTCAGAGCCGTCAAGGTTGAAGACAGTAATGACGAGGATGTCTCACATAGTAATGATGGCGATGTAAAGAAACCAGAGAAGGAGAAGATAAGGGGTACAAAGGATGGTTCGGATAAAAGAAAGAAGGATGCAATACTCAGGAGGCTCTCTGCTCCAAAGACCCCACTCAATGATGCACAGAAACGTGCACAGAACATGCGAGCATATAAAGCTGATCTCCAGAAACTGAAGAAAGAGCAG accatcctgtttagggaccggggtggcacaactgaacaagttggtggatctaaacgagtgatttgcaagtttagggaccgggatgacacagtcgaacaagtttga